Within Nematostella vectensis chromosome 1, jaNemVect1.1, whole genome shotgun sequence, the genomic segment AAAAAATTTCGCTTGCTCTCCCATCAAAGCTGCCCAAAGCTGCAGTAAAATTCAGCTTCTTGttaactttttcatttctctTGAATATCAACGAACGGCGATTAATTCAGCTTTTTAAAATAGCTGTGCCTATAAATCATCTAATTCTAAATTGCGTTTACCGGTTTGCTTGAAGCAAAAACTCCAATACAGTGAAACTTACAAAGTTCTATGAGGCTAACCGCTTGTTATTTTTCGCGGAATTACAAAGCCAATCTCGAGTTGGCGAAAAAAAAGCAGAAAGGAAACAATAAGAAAGAAACTTGTTTTTGCCTAAAAAGCCCAGTTACTAGGACATGCAATGCATTTAATTTTAGTGTTAGACTTTTTAAAAACAGTCTACGGTTCTTTTCGGGGCAGTTTGCGTGGTTGAACATAtggcttcatttttttttttcaaaaaaagagGAAAAGAACCACTTTATATTCCAGGAAAAATTCATCTTCGACGAACTTACACTCATTACTTGTAGCAGCAAATATACTTAATGTAATAATGCCATTGGTATTTGCTTACCTCATATTTTGTTAGTGATTTTTAGGTCTCCGCGCCTTTTTGCTGCGTTCGTGTACATTAAAACCACTTTTTAATTGAATTTCTCGCCGGTTCACATTATAATGAAGCTTTTAAAAGGCTATAGTTCTATTTATGTGCGGAAAAATTGGCTTTGTAATTTTGCCAAACGCATCCGCTTGATAAATAGCATGTACACTTGAAGATTAAGGAGGGGTGAAGGTTGCTGAAAGAAACGGGTCTCTTTACATATAGCAGCATTACCAAAAAGCGTTTGACTAGCTGTTGAACCGTGGAATTGAACATGCAAACTTGTGACTTCCTTTGCGGCTATTTTTAAAAGGTAGAGGAGCACTTAGGGAATGTAGAGCTTCACACACAACATATAATTATGCCTTATGAAAATGTGACATATTAGCATTGGCTCTAAGGTAATCAGTGCAGCACAAAGCCGAGTGCTGGATTTTGTGAAATATGCCATTAAAGCTGTCGTTCATTATAAAGTAATTAAAAACGTTCGTTATTGACcaccgattttttttttttgaatatgTGTTTACTCCTTTCGAGTTTCAACTAGGTTGAAGCAACGCAATCGTTATGAAGTATAAATAATGCCTTACCAAAATACCATAAAACTCAGAAAATGTGTTTACGGCCTATTTGCTTATAAAGCTCTTGAGATCATGTTTCGCAAATATGGCATTGAGTTTACTCAATTTTTCACTTACATCCGAATTATGTAGAGAGCGGCAATGAGTGGAtacttaataaaaataaatacatataaTTAAAAACATCAATATTTTTCTAAGAAATACATAGTTAGATGTCATGACTAAGACGCACACTGTCAAAGGTATACAAAAGATTTGCAGCcataattatttaattttgatCAATAATTAAAGTGATAAAAACATTAGAATCATCAAATATCTATTCGCTTTTAAAATGAGCCAGAAcaaatcttttaaaaaatttgCGCACAATTGTCGTCAGAAGCTTCTTTTACAAGAAGCAGCTGGATTATGCTCCAAGCATGGAGTCACTAGAATGCGTCATATTCACGTTTCTTCGCATTATTACTGTTTTTACATTGTGTAAAAGTAAAACACCACAAAATTGACGCATTTAGCCATTGTTTGTTAGCGATGCTCGACGCTAAGAAAGaggtaattgtttttttcctcGACTCTGAAATTCATGTCTGGTTTGACCAAATAAGGCACATGACAGCCATAAGGATAGAGCTCATTAaaaatgtacaaaaaaaaatcacgtgCCGTCACTCATTCTTTTTTCCCAAAACTCATAACACCCAGGGTCGCTTTTGcccatttcttttatttgtctTTTGATTTGATCATTCGTCGTGTCTTTGAAATAAACATCGTCTTCTTATTTATGCAATACCTCTTTAATACAACACTTAAAAGCGGCTAGCCCTGTCTTATACGATGAGGCGGTTAACGGCGTAGAGTACATAAGGATATGCACAGGAGCTACATAAGGGTACACAAGAATCAAAAGCGATAGCTTGTATAGATCACCCCAAAAGACATTCGAGTATCTAAACTCTACGATACCTTAAAACTTGGCATGCCCTAGATTGACAAAAAGGGCTCTCGTGTCGTGTGAGTGCCATGGATGTTCAGATGGAACAGTACAATACTCTTGTTAAAACCACAATCAGCACTTTCTTGGAAAATGTTACATCAATGCAAACAATGGTCGTAAGCTGCCTTAATGTGTTATTTGATGTTGCGGACGCCCTATTGTCATAACATGTCATATGTGGGGGGCAATCTACAAGTGATATTTCATTCAAATACTAAATGaaacttaaaaaaagaattgtcTCCGGAACTATAACAGGATAAAGAGAAACCTATTTCGATAAGAATAATTGGTTTCCAATTCACTTCATCTACACGAACATAAAACAATTCAAACGCTAAGTAGAAATACCATAATCAGCGTATAGCTGCCTGGTACAAAAACACCCACATTTTGAACTTTATTTATCAAATATGTCTTTAATGATCAGCTCTGTGATTGCCTACGTATAAGTCGTATATCTTGAAAATTTGTAGAACCAAGGGCATTAGGAGTTAGTTAGAAATAGAGTTTGGAGCTTCAGAGCTGGCAAGCCAATTTACGCATTTTACAATGCGTTACCTCAgtgttgttatctttattggaTAGATATCCCGTAAATGCAAACATGAAGGAATGCAGATGATCCTGGATTTCCTACTTTCTTTGATGGAACTTGGTGGTGTTAGGCGTTGGGTTAACCGGGAAGAGAAGAGGGTGCTAGTCTAACTGCTCTGGAAAGCAGTAAATCCAGCGGGGCTTTTAAACACGCACGCGCACTAGGATCCCCGGgtaaaaaataacagcaaaagCAGACTGAAAATTAGAGGCGTTTGAACGAAATCTAGCGCCCTGTGGGATTCCTTAGTAGACATTGAAACACCACCGTTTTGGGTGGTCCGAGAGTTTCAGGAACTCTACTATTTTCCCTGGTGATTCTGATTTCCGTTATTTTCATTTTAGTATTTCTTGTAGGGACATTTTACCGAGAAAACACCTAACTATTTGACTCTCCCAGAAACTTTTTAGCCAACAAAAGAGAGCTAtcgataaataaaaaaggtcATAATTTCGTTTTATTGCTCGGAGGGAGCGCAGCGACCGGAGAGCAAGTTTAATCTTGGTATCGCATATGATTTTTCGTGTCCGCACCAGCACAGGCTTCCCCGTCGGTtgatttgtctttttatttcatgcagatcagcggtctttttagcgcatgcgcgaatTTCATATAGTGTATGCGATTTTACGTGTCcgcaccacaggtttcccagtcggctgatttgtattttgatttcatgctgATCTGTTTTATTAGCACATGCGCGAGTTTTATATAGTGGATGcaatttttcgtgtccacaccacaggcttcccagtcggctgatttgtattttaataTCATGCTTATTAGCGGTCTTTTTGAGAACCCCTGTACTGAAACATGTTCGTCCCGCCCTCCGAGCATtcactttctattagaaacttctagtttattttattttgttagaACAGTGATTCTTAGGGAAGTAATTGTTCTAATGGCTATCGCAAGTATATGCCCTTGAGCAGCCAATTAAATACAAATTGACGCGACGAGATACGAGTGTGGGTGGCCGAAtaattaatgacgtcataaggGGGGAAAGCCCCTGAGAGGACTTCAACCAAGAACTAATCACAACACGGCTCAGCCAATACATAGTAAGCCGAAGTAATTGTCTGTTGATTAGTTAATTGCCTGTGAAAAATGTGGTCTAGCACGTCAAGTGTCTGATAGTTATTGTtcctttgttttcatttccgTTATTCTCGTCTGTGTTTCGGGTCAGtgcgcagctcttacaagcagttatttgattgggcaaatgaacaatatccgcacctcgacacaaagaacgagaagaatagagacaaaagaactcctttgtagattaaagataataggagacaaagcagctgcgtacttactctgTGCTTCCGTTTTCGTTtaaccacaggcctcccacCCGCGTCACTGGTTCTTCTTTCTGCACGAAAGCCATAGGCGTAGACATTTTCTAAAATGTTGGTACTGCTTCATCCTGGACATTTATTAAACATTAGAACAAGTGTAGAAAGGCCTGTTACAGAACccttcattttttgttttagaatATCCGAACAAGCCCCAGGTCAgcgccgtagcagggggtggggcactgggggcacgtgcccttCCCCCATTATTATATATaagcaagagagcataagatatgttatgctctcttgatataagaaaatgaccagcaggggcgtggctgtgccccccattgttttcttaatgtttctgtatcgtgcccccctcctccccccccccccccgataatTCGAAGCCTGCTACGGCAAGTTTAGCCTCCCTTATGACACAGAATCACACAATTGATCCAGTTTTATCAGCTAAATCAAGCATTAGCTTGATTTCTTTTTGCACTACGCCATAAGGAGTATCCCATATTGCCCATTAACCATTACTTTTCATAGGCCGCTGCCCAAGCGTCACATGATATTGATCGTTAGATCATCATACCAGGAGCGAAGACCCTTGAACTGTGGTCGCGCTGTTGGGCAAATGTTAGTGTTGACGTGGTTTctttaacatagttttcaaatAAATAGACAGATATATATTTTGGGTGAGTATTTTGTCTGAAGACATCTGCTACGTGATTTTCTAGACAGGCTAAATGTATTTACGAAGATAAATCTAAAAATATCATAAATCATTTGGTAAATCCCTATTGATATTATATGTCTAATGCCACAGTTGAAGTATAGATGACGATTAATGGAACCTTTTATTTCTTACAACAATGACACATTGAATTCACCATTGATGTTTCAAACCAAAGCTTTTCGGCAAAACTCACGCATCAAAGTAAACATCATGAAACTGAACGGAAGTTAATGTTAATACACAATTTTTgcgaaaagaaataaaaccttACCTTTGAAAAACAACTCTTTATAACGAGTTTTTGATAGAAAAAGCGTCAATACAAAGAGTTATACAGTAGTATATTCGCTTTCTTTGCGGAAAGTTCGAAATGATTTAATTAAGAGCGAATATTTGTTAGAGGACTGGTATTTTTTAAAGTTCCAGTGTCGTGTAAACGGTATGGCAGTCAGGTTGACtggaatattattttaacaagatATCTTTAAGTTCTACTCACCTTTTTAAAAGTCTAAGCGCTGAGTGTAGCATTTAGGAGCCTTTtagtcttttttgtttttctctcaAGACGTAAGGCTATCTATACTCCCAACTGCGTCCTAACATGCCGTATTTCTCGCAACCTGACGGATAAAATCGATAGTTTTAGCACGGTGCGTCACATCATTTCTGATTGGGAGGTTCGGATGGATATGGCCAATTGGCATACGATTGGATAATTCTTGCTCTCTGATACCGCAGTTACTTCCTGCTTTTCTCTTAAATTGCATTCATAAATGATTGATTCTACGTTTTAAGAGATTTTTAGCAATTACTTTACATTATAACACTGGGATAAATACTTTAAGCTATTTTGGTACAGTTGAAAGTGAGCTGTTAGTTCATAGCCTGAAACCATCTGCTGTTCAAATTTAGATGACGAACATTCGCGAATATCAAAACGCAGTTTACAAATGTTCATCAATaagtcttttttcttctttattgtAATAATAACTAAGACTACCTGACTATAAGGAAAAAGCATTGCCCTTGTAGGATGTAGAGGGAAGCCAATACTTAGGAGGTAACGAAGGAAattttttacattattttcGTGAAATTCGCCATTTACTGAAATATGAAGTACCGATATAGAAGGGACGAGACTATTAATGTTGCTCGAGTTGTCTTGATTAATTGCAAGAGGCCAGCCAGCGGAAGAAGCCCAGGgacgtttttttattttaatgaaGTCGTTGTTTATTGAGATACAATAATTGTAAAGGAAAGGAAGATCTTTCTTTACTTCCTTCACAAACATCATTTCAGATGTCATTTGTCGTGGAATAAATAAATCGTTAACCGTTTATCAGTAAACTAGAGATTTGAGCtggtttaaaaaaagagtttcaaaataaaatcaacATTTATCCTAGTATATGTATCGAATTCTTCCTTCTATTTCAAAGATAATTCAAAGAGCAGGTTCAAAGAGGTTTCAAAATTACGCATTTCCTAAATCGTTTTCATAAGAAATTCCAAATCCCGTTTGTCCCGTTCCTTCGCGCTGAATTACAGCAACTGAGAAATAATATTTACAGAAAAATCTGTTGAGTtgaaatgttacaaaacaTTACAACAAACACCCATCTCAaataacgttgtcagtgcaaatggcaaatggcgattgtcaAATGGAAGTTCtcctataaaaaaataccatggaACTCGTCAAATTTCTACTGAATGTAGGAACATGTGGATAATTTCTGTGATTATATTACttatctttattcttacaaataattattcCTATAACAGTGATtggtcttagaactgccatttgccgattgccattcgccatttgcactgacaacgtttattgaaataggtgtatatccaATTATGTTTACTTGATAGAGATCTTCGACCTTTATATTTTGCGATTTACGATGTTATGTTTATATCTGTAATTAAACAAGAAACACTACAGAAAGCCAATTTAGATGTCGAGTTTCGAAATAATCtagaatgattttttttcagtcattcatgtaacagtgtcagcCTTTTGGGAACTTGATCCGTTTGGTCAATTAGAAAGCAGTCAATGTCAGAAATTAACAAATTACTTTATCCTGTTAAGGCACCAAGAATATGCACCATTCTGTTTCTTTGTTAGGCAGCATAATATTGTGGGAGGACGTACAAGCATCGCTTTTAAAGACTACCCACAATTCATTGCTTTTTCTGACCCCCTTTACTCCCCCTGGCATTATGTTTTAGACTTTTTAAAATCTCCTAACAGAATATTGCACTTTCCGGGAACGattcaataaataaatttaagaaagaaaaatttaAAACAGAGAACACACACCTCAAAACGAATATGGTTATCTTTAATATACAATCATAAAATCATATAAAATGTgtttaattgaaaatactAGTTAAGAGACATGGTTTTGTCGAGAAGTCAACTGTGATATTAGATGTTTTATTAGACCTTTGCGGTGGGATTTACACCATTGCACTGACTGAGCTATCAGGCGATACACCCTTGCGCTGGGCTATACACCCTTGCACTGACTGAGCTATCAGGCGATACACCCTTGCGCTAGGTGATACACCCTTGCACTGACTGAGCTATCAGGCGATACACCCTTGCACTAGGCGATACACCATTGCACTGACTGAGCTATCAGGCGATACACCCTTGCGCTAGGCGATACACCCTTGCACCGACTGAGCTATGAGGCGATACACCCTTGCACTGACTGAGCTATCAGGCGATACACCCTTGCACTAGGCGATACACTCTTTCGCTGGGCTATACACTATTGCGCTAGGCTATACATCATTGTACTGGTCAATTTATCAGGGAATATACCCTTGCGCCAGGAAGGTTGAGATGTGAGTAGCCTAGCTGGTGACGCCTTGTGCTCCAAAGGCTAGGCTATATTCATGAAACTACAGTCTGTTTAACCTAATGAGCATGATCCAATAAAAACATACCTTCGGCCGGATATGCTatgtacataaaaaaaataatctaaaatCGTAGCGAATAATCAAGAACCTTTCTCTAGTAGTTTTTATACAAGTATGCTTAGCTATGTACATCATTAAAACAGTCGATatcaaaatagtaaaaaaagcTTGAAAATATTTACTCAACAGTACATCCGGGATTTACATCCGGGAGTGCGTGTGGCAGTAACCGCTGTCGTTAGCGGCGACTTTCTTGCAGACAGTGCCTGTTCTGGTGGTGCCACTGCAGCGCCGGCGAGGAGTACTGGGGCGGCCTCGCCGTGGTGTTGAGGCTTGGTCCGGGAGAGAAAGGTCGAGCTGGCGCCTGGTACGAGCCATGGACTCGGAGGTAGGGGAATAGTAAGGGTTGGTGCAAAACGTGTCGTCGAATACACTTGTCGTAAATGAAGAAGCTGAAATTATAACAGTATTGTGAAAAAACATGTAAGGGACGCAGTGagttatagtttttttttggcttttacCCTATTTTGCTCCATTGTATCCTTACCAAAGTCtcaattttaaaaagccaCGAACAGCCCTTCAGGAGCGGATCCCGGAAAGTCAAACTTTACCCTATTGGTTGTGCATGTCACGTGACTATGACAACAACGAAGAGCTCGAAATTTCCAAATCGAGAACATTTCACGTAATTAGATTAATCTATCCTTGAAATTAATTAACGTGTTCTTACCGGAGTCCCCCGTGACGTCGCCATGGTTACGGGTAAGCTGATAGAGAGGAGCAGAGTGGGGGTTGTCGATGCACTTGTTTTTGTATCTCCCCATGAAATATAGGCAAAGCCAATTTCCTAAGGAAAATATcagataaaatgacattagCTTGAGAAGAAAATCGTAATCGAGGCTTGGTGGCAATATATCTATTGGAATATGTGTCTTACCCTAAAGCACAGCGCTCATAGGGATCGTAAAAGAGGTGTAATGATCATATAATTATCTAAATACCTTCTTACTTAGAAGCACAACAGTCATAACGATCGTTAGAGAGATCACAAATATCGAAATAAATAAAGCACAGCGCTCATGAGGCGCAATGATCATTTAACTTTAGTTATAGATAAAGTGGCCTACGTAGCAAGCGTTCCTGTGTGTTTTGAGCGCAAAGAAACCCAGAAACCGACGAGAAGTTCGATAAGGGAGATTTTGACCGCGCGAAAAATGGAGTGAAAAACGCTTGCTAGGCAGTCTATAGATAAAGCACCGCGCTCATGAGCATTGCAAGGCTTGACGATCATATAAGTAACATTTGTAATATGATTACCGATAAGCACAGCAGCCATAAGGATCGTAAGCGAGGCGAAAGATAGACTGGAGCGAAGCTTGATTTCGCACCAAGCGTTGATCGGGACAACAATCAGAAGAAGCAGCCGTGTGAACATGGGCGCCTTTAGGAACACAATGCTGAACGTCGCCACCAAGAAATATCCGCCATGCAAAACAAACGTCACAAGGGTACTAAGCTTGTCCCCAGTCCCCCCAAATTGCTCGGCCAGCCATGTGATCCTGTCATCTAGTCGAGTTTGCATGGAATCGATCGCCTGGAAGCAAACAGATTAAGGGATTGGTATGGAGCTAGCAACAGCAGCAGCGACACTAACAGTAGTGGGTAGCTCTATCAAATAAACGTTGAGGGCTTTCTTAGTCGTTTAGCAGCCGCTGTCACGCACGCCTTGACATTCAGAGCGGCTGCTGAGTAGACTAGGGCTTTCTGGTCCTGATAATACTATAAGGCTAATAACGCTATGTACCTCAAGTAAGTATGAGATCGTGGTGTTCATCTTTTTCAGGTTCTGCAGTGTCTCAGTGTAGTGGTCAGCGGACTCCTGATGGTAGGAGAGCATCTGCGCTGTGCTGTCATCTTTGCgtgaacagaaaaaaaaaagtggtcTAATAATAGGCAAAATTATTAGCGCTTACTGAAAAGATGAAATAATGTTCTTGTATTGTCGATGAGATTGTGGAAATTTAACAGAAATTTCATTAGGACAATTTAAAGCTCTTACAGTGGTGAGAATTAAGATCTTATGTACGACTCACCTGTTCCGACTCACCTATCTTACGCCACACATCCTGAGCCTTATTCCTAACCTCGCGGAGGTCCTGTAAGATCTTAGGGATGTATGTAATACTCACTTCTCTTACTCCACACATCCTGGGCCTTATTCCTAACCTCGCGAAGGTCCTGTAAGATCTCAGTGGTGAATATAATACTCACCTATCTTACTCCACACATCCTGAGCCTTATTCCAAACCTCGCGAAGGTCCTGTAAGATCTTAGTGGTGAATGTAATACTCACCTATCTTACTCCACACATCATGGGCCTTATTCCTAACCTCGCCAAAGTCCTGTAAGATCTTAGTGGTGAATGTAATACTCACCTTTCTTACTCCACACATTCTGGCCCTTATTCCTAACCTCGCCCAGGTCCTGTAAGATCTTAGTGGTGTATGTAATACTCACCTATCTTACTCCACACATCCTGGGCCTTATTCCCAACCTCGCCCAGGTCCTGTAAGATCTTAGTGGTGAATGTAATACTCACCTTTCTTACTCCACACATCCTGGGCCTTATTCCTAACCTCGCCCAGGTCCTGTAAGATCTTAGTGGTGAATGTAATACTCACTTCTCTTACTCCACACATCCTGGGCCTTATTCCTAACCTCGCCCAGGTCCTGTAAGATCTTAGTGGTGAATGTAATACTCACCTATCTTACTCCACACATCCTGGGCCTTATTCCTAACCTCGCCAAGGTCCTGTAAGATCTTAGTGGTGAATGTAATACTCACCTATCTTACTCCACACATCCTGGGCCTTATTCCTAACATCGCCCAGGTCCTGTAAGATCTGGTCGTGGCTCTGTTTGCGTCCCTCCTCGTGCTTGTACATCTCTGATGTGGCGTGTTCTATGAGATAAAAGGGTCATAAGTATGTGGGCAAGGGGTGTGAAAACAACCGCCTTGTATGTGGGTGTATGTGTGTCGGAGGGTGCATTGATAACTGTAGTTTCGTTGGTCCATGCGATACTAAACTGAGCTAATGTTTTGCCCTCTTGTAATTTCACCACATCGTGGATTACTTTAACCTCTTAACTTGCCGCTTACCCAGTTTCTCGGCGAGTTTCTGTGTCATGTCGGTCAGTTGCTGTCTTCCTTCTTCAATCAAAGCCTTCTCTTGTCCCAGGGCATGGATGTTGCTCCGTACGCTGCTTGCAATACTCCTCTGGGTGAACTGGTAAGCACTTGACAACTTACGCTGTTGCCCGATCAATCGGTCCTGGCCAGCGGTGACGCGCTGCACGGTATGCGCCGCAAGGTGAGCGAGCTTGCTCTGGTCAGACTGTGGCAacataaaattattttgttgtaATGTCATTACATTTTCTTAAATAATGAACCCTtatgctaattgttttctagaCTGCTTGCAGACCGGTTACTTCCTGCACTCACGTCCAGACCATGCCACGCCCAGTTTCTTTGGCTCTAGTCCGAGAAATGCTTAAAAATGCGGCAGATTTTTATTATCACCTGTGACATTTAGACACTGGTGTCTATCATAGATTGTTACCTTGAGGTTTTCCATTAGTCTCAGCTGCTCCACGGCCTGTGATGCAAGTTGATTGACAGTAAATTCGGTCTTCAAGCGAAACTGTTGCTGTCTGGTCGCGTAGCAGATGGAGCGGGCGCGGTTACTAATGATGTGGTAGCTGTTCCACGTGGTCAGATCCATGTCGGCAGTGCACTCGGCCAGGGTCTGAGAAACACCAGAAGTGAGTTCAACTAGACAAGCTGTCAAGCCCCCTATGTATTTTATAAGCAGATCTAGTTCCAGAAAGACCAGAGTATACTATATCATAACCACGGCTCTTTCGCTGTAATTAGCGAAAACTGGAAAAGGTTACAATGGGTTTGATATTTATAGCTGTTATGTTTTCTCACTATAATTGGGCAGATGAAAGCGTGTGAAATCTTGAAGCAGATCTCAAATAGATTTAGAGTAATGGCGGCTAGTAACAGGGTATTTTCTGCCTTTAAGAAGACAGATGCAGGGTGGCTTACCATTGCGTCGGTGCAAGGGTAGGTCTTGCGCTTTTCAGAAAGTGATTGACAGTTAAACAGTTGGACACCCAGTTTGCCAAGCTCTTCCTCGTTTATGTCCCCACACGATTTCTTGATACGATTGATGGTCTGATAAGAAAAGAATCAGATataattataagaaaaaatgaaCTATAACCAAATACTTTGTTGGATTTGTAGCGAAAAGGTCGCCACGCTATCATAGAAAGTAAACTTAGAATATTACCATTAACGGCGATTTAAATCAACGCGAAATTTTCTTAGGaagcattttgaaaaaaacccGCATtactgaaatgtttttttggtttggattaTTCCATATATAGGTTGTTAGAATTGGACACCCGAAATAAATATTGGATACAAAAATGATGTATTCAAACACTAAAAACAACGCCTATTTTCTTCTCCCCCTTTTTCCTTCTCCCCTTTTTTTCTCCCCCTTTTCCTTATCCCCCCTTTTTTCCTTTCCCCTCTTTTTCCTTCTCCCCCTTTTCCATCTACCCCTTTTCCCCCTTTTTCCTTCTCCCCCATTTCAATTCTCCCCATTTCAATTCTccccctttttcttctcccccTATTCCTTCTCCCCCTATTCCTTCTCCCCCTATTCCTTCTCCCCCTATTCCTCCTCCCCCTATTCCTTCTCCCCCTATTCCTTCTCCCCCTATTCCTTCTCCcactttttcttcttccactttttcttctccccCCTTTTCCCTTCTACCCTTTTTTCTTGTCcctctttttccttttccttttttttctccttccCCTTTTTCTCGTCTAGAAATACTCACGATCTGGTGACAGGAATCCAGTGTGGAAAGGTCTTTCATGTACTTTCtagactcttctagaaatctCTCCTCTGCTGCTGTCATCTCAAAAGGCACCGGGCTCTTCACCAGGTGCTTGCCTTCCTCCTCAGTCACGTGTTGGGCGATCTCGCTGCTGCTGTCCGAAAATGGCCAGAAAAAGCCCTGGACCGGACAGGTACACGCTAGGCTCGCCACAAGGAGGAGCACTAGGTACCTTGATGCGATCATCGCAACAAGTGGATAATTATTTGCTTCTAGAACAGAAAAGAACATTACATCTGCATTACTTGGCACAACAGAAATGCAATCTCGTACACGGAAATACGTAGCTAGACAGCTCTTTCACCAATAATATTCGCAAAATTACTAGCCGGATCGAGTGCCAGGCCCTTCAATTATTCCCTTTGATGTATATACCTCAAAGCaataacttttgaaaaataaaatcctcGGCTacaaaattaattaaaaatataagCGGGACACT encodes:
- the LOC5517129 gene encoding protein brambleberry, giving the protein MIASRYLVLLLVASLACTCPVQGFFWPFSDSSSEIAQHVTEEEGKHLVKSPVPFEMTAAEERFLEESRKYMKDLSTLDSCHQITINRIKKSCGDINEEELGKLGVQLFNCQSLSEKRKTYPCTDAMTLAECTADMDLTTWNSYHIISNRARSICYATRQQQFRLKTEFTVNQLASQAVEQLRLMENLKSDQSKLAHLAAHTVQRVTAGQDRLIGQQRKLSSAYQFTQRSIASSVRSNIHALGQEKALIEEGRQQLTDMTQKLAEKLEHATSEMYKHEEGRKQSHDQILQDLGDVRNKAQDVWSKIDDSTAQMLSYHQESADHYTETLQNLKKMNTTISYLLEAIDSMQTRLDDRITWLAEQFGGTGDKLSTLVTFVLHGGYFLVATFSIVFLKAPMFTRLLLLIVVPINAWCEIKLRSSLSFASLTILMAAVLIGNWLCLYFMGRYKNKCIDNPHSAPLYQLTRNHGDVTGDSASSFTTSVFDDTFCTNPYYSPTSESMARTRRQLDLSLPDQASTPRRGRPSTPRRRCSGTTRTGTVCKKVAANDSGYCHTHSRM